From a region of the Panicum virgatum strain AP13 chromosome 2K, P.virgatum_v5, whole genome shotgun sequence genome:
- the LOC120660805 gene encoding uncharacterized protein LOC120660805: MGEMVASTLAQEGVSRVFSSISAKFDDRASRAHNVRRLDIALSRMEYAFERTAKMPITCVSLLRRWKMLMSAYNEGVDLLNKHKLPAALQGHAETGQVVVRSSYYYLQRIAGAAYFSFSSLAGLNKQCLSSSAVQIFEGYADSADKFVADVESACPLRRDTFFPYPFVRQLLQRRRLGYYKRAKGSQVLWFDIIPVVLEGRGVEAIILYKRFDRERLDKSFSLALMLRLSESTDIVGTAIDCVRSSASLLNLPAQDAIIGHLTQVRNLQEISDSYAPPFVDFEKSVASISTEFRSDPLCCQGNGHVPSANSTNSSGLSHLFQEQTILFGFSCYVSALEYNLPSASDEAGGRNIVVDQTPLTVEVGFTPHTDPMCNSFVLEAMGSKNERFPFGDIEQTVDMTRSRSVEFLIRQPEVKDYNVHWFSRHGHAYFYVEKQRIVKAAVPKASGRYNTRSAAAKRKRS; the protein is encoded by the coding sequence ATGGGGGAAATGGTGGCTTCGACTCTTGCTCAAGAGGGCGTGAGCAGGGTGTTCTCGTCCATCTCAGCCAAGTTCGATGACAGGGCGTCCAGAGCTCACAACGTCAGAAGGCTCGACATAGCACTGTCTCGCATGGAGTATGCCTTTGAGAGGACCGCGAAGATGCCAATCACATGCGTCTCCCTGCTTCGGCGTTGGAAGATGCTCATGAGCGCCTACAACGAGGGAGTTGATCTGCTCAACAAGCACAAGCTGCCAGCTGCGCTCCAAGGCCACGCAGAAACAGGGCAAGTGGTGGTAAGGAGTTCCTACTACTACCTCCAACGGATTGCTGGTGCTGCATatttctccttctcttctcttgcTGGCCTGAACAAGCAGTGCTTGAGCTCGTCCGCTGTCCAAATATTTGAGGGGTACGCAGATAGTGCTGACAAGTTTGTAGCGGACGTGGAGTCCGCCTGCCCACTCCGCCGCGACACCTTCTTCCCCTACCCATTTGTCAGGCAACTTCTCCAAAGGAGACGTCTCGGGTACTATAAGAGGGCGAAAGGAAGCCAAGTTCTCTGGTTTGATATAATTCCTGTGGTTTTGGAAGGGCGTGGCGTGGAGGCAATCATATTGTATAAGCGTTTCGATCGCGAGAGGTTAGATAAAAGTTTCAGCCTTGCCTTAATGCTACGGCTGTCGGAAAGCACGGACATAGTTGGGACTGCTATAGATTGCGTGCGGTCATCCGCATCACTGCTCAACCTTCCAGCTCAAGATGCAATAATTGGACATCTCACCCAAGTGCGTAATTTACAGGAGATTTCAGATTCGTATGCTCCTCCCTTTGTTGACTTTGAAAAATCTGTGGCTTCGATTAGTACAGAGTTCCGCTCGGATCCACTATGTTGCCAAGGAAATGGGCATGTGCCTAGTGCTAATAGCACTAACTCATCGGGATTATCGCATTTATTCCAAGAGCAAACTATTTTATTCGGTTTCAGTTGTTATGTCTCAGCACTAGAGTACAACTTGCCTAGCGCATCTGACGAAGCTGGTGGTAGAAACATCGTGGTAGATCAGACACCTCTTACGGTGGAAGTTGGCTTCACACCTCATACCGACCCGATGTGCAACAGTTTTGTATTGGAGGCCATGGGAAGCAAAAACGAACGCTTTCCGTTTGGTGACATAGAACAAACAGTTGATAtgacaagatcaagatcagttGAATTTCTCATCCGTCAGCCAGAGGTGAAGGATTATAACGTTCACTGGTTCTCTAGACATGGTCATGCATACTTTTATGTGGAAAAGCAAAGGATCGTCAAGGCAGCCGTGCCCAAAGCCAGCGGCAGGTACAATACCCGGAGTGCAGCTGCAAAGAGAAAGCGGTCGTAG